The following are encoded together in the Drosophila virilis strain 15010-1051.87 unplaced genomic scaffold, Dvir_AGI_RSII-ME tig00001657, whole genome shotgun sequence genome:
- the LOC138911597 gene encoding uncharacterized protein, whose product MKSTQLNLNHCKAAQALLTQSIRERNTDVAIICEPYKPIAGSGWVASKCGKAAIWSLKSPVQEVRAANDGFLRAKINGITVYSCYAPPSRELRQFQTMQEEISEYARDRAPLVIAGDFNAWAVEWGSKETIARGTILLEECAALDLGLANDGQELTYCKAGRGSIIDPTLLSSSLYRLTTWKVSNEFTVHFEMHGRGRRKQQPKTTGRKWEDNNLDEETYTESLRHAQWTWATELANDIARQLMGNISEEEHLATGGMSKSAT is encoded by the coding sequence ATGAAGTCGACACAGCTGAACCTCAACCACTGCAAGGCTGCTCAGGCCCTGCTGACACAATCAATACGGGAGAGAAATACGGACGTCGCAATAATCTGCGAGCCATACAAGCCTATCGCTGGAAGTGGCTGGGTGGCAAGTAAATGTGGAAAAGCGGCCATTTGGTCTCTCAAATCCCCGGTCCAGGAGGTCAGAGCAGCAAACGACGGATTCCTGAGAGCAAAAATTAATGGAATCACCGTCTACAGTTGTTACGCACCCCCAAGCAGGGAACTGCGTCAATTTCAGACCATGCAGGAAGAAATATCAGAATACGCTCGCGATAGAGCTCCTCTCGTCATAGCCGGAGACTTTAACGCCTGGGCCGTGGAATGGGGAAGCAAGGAAACTATTGCAAGAGGGACCATCCTGCTAGAAGAGTGCGCGGCACTCGACTTGGGCCTTGCAAACGACGGGCAGGAGCTCACGTACTGCAAAGCCGGTAGAGGCTCTATTATAGACCCTACCTTGCTCAGCAGCTCACTTTACAGGCTAACTACATGGAAAGTCAGTAATGAATTCACGGTGCATTTCGAGATGCACGGGAGAGGACGGAGAAAACAGCAGCCCAAAACAACAGGCCGCAAATGGGAGGACAACAacctagacgaggaaacctacacggaatccttacgtcatgctcaatggacttgggccacggagttagcaAACGACATCGCGCGAcagctcatgggaaacatttcagaagaggagcaccttgctactggtggaatgagcaaatcagcgactTAA
- the LOC138911598 gene encoding uncharacterized protein — translation MQAALSRMLPNIGGSKAGRRLLLTRVVASVLLYAAPIWTSAVARQNGLRRKMSIPYIPYSALRTISGFQTVADDAATLLAGMLLVDILAKEMEKIYMSRIATGDAVNKGRQFGAMD, via the coding sequence ATGCAGGCTgccctttcgaggatgctacccaatATAGGAGGATCTAAAGCAGGAAGACGCCTGCTCCTCACAAGAGTTGTAGCCTCCGTGCTGctctatgctgcaccgatatggacttcagcggttgcaagaCAGAATGGCCTCCGAAGaaagatgtcaatcccctatatCCCCTATAGTGCTCTGcgcaccatttctggatttcaGACGGTGGCGGACGACGCAGCCACACTATTGGCAGGAATGCTGCTAgtagatatactggccaaggaaatggagaaaatttacatgtcCCGAATAGccacgggagacgctgtcAACAAGGGGAGACAATTTGGAGCAATGGACTAA